The following DNA comes from Bacteroidales bacterium.
ATGTACATGTAATTTCAGGCTGTCGCTTTTTTCTATACGGATGAGTGCTTTTTCCGTATCAGTACCCGAACCGATGGTACGGGCGCCTTGTATCAGGATTCCTCCCTCGAAGGAGACATCAGGATAAATATTTTCGAAAACAAATGTTTTATCATGTGTTTGAAATTCAGGATATAAAGCAGTTTCCGGACTCTGGTTGCGCATCACTTTATCTGAAAGTTTCCCTTTTACAGGAGTGGGAAAGTATATTTTATGTACGAACATCACCGAATCAGCTTCATATCGGGATTGTTTCATATTGATCTTATATTGATCCAGGGTGGCATATACTTCAGAAGCTTCAAACCCTGTGCGTTCCCAGGTTACATTTCCACCCCTGCCGGTCCATTGTTGGGTCGCCATATTGAAACGGCCGGTCGTTTGCCCGATCTGGATACTGTCTCCTACTGAAAAACAAAAGATATCTGCAGTACCGAACACGACTGTTAACCCGTCATCGGTTTGTTCAAAACGATAATCGTTCCCATTGGTTCTCCATTCGCTCCCTGGCGATGAGCAGATAATTTTTTTATTGAGCAACAATTCTGTTGCATTCATTATTGTTTGCAGGCTTGTAGGAGTGGTGCGCCTTTCCTGGGTGGTTTTGTAAAGAGCATCCATCCATGTATCATATCCTTTACCGGTATTGAGCGGATCCTTAAATGAAAGGATACAACGCCACAGTAAAAGATAATGTATGTTGCGGGCTTTCTTGACCTGGAATAGTCCTGAAAGCTGTACAATTTTCATTTTTTCATTTTCCGAAAGAGTACCGTTCTGCCAGGCTTCAGAAAAACGGGCAATCAGTAGTTTATCATCTTCTGTAGGTTTCGATGTGGTGAACATGGCTTCCACGGAAGCCGGGTATTGTTCTATTTCTTCAAATTGTACAGCCTGTTGTGCATGCAAAGATGTGATGCTACAAACAAAAAAGAAAAGTAATGCAATCCTGACCATATCATTTTTTATTTGCTGTGGATCCAAATAATTCCTGAATATTTTTCCGTGGATATGGTGGTGTTTGTTGATCACATTCATTGGTTCTTTCTGCAAGCTACTGCAAAGATAAAAAAGTAATTGATTTTTATTACAAAAACGGTTAACAGGGGAATATAATTCCCCTGTTAACCGTTTTACGTAATATAATGGATAAAAGTTTTAAAGATTGTTCTTTTCTATATCTTTAAAATATTTATAAGTTCCTACTTTCAATTCGGCTGTTGCATCTTCATCGCACACAATGATTCCTTTAGCGTGCATCTGTAATGCGGATATGGTCCACATATGGTTGATGCTACCTTCAACAGCATGGTATAATGCCCGTGCTTTATTATGTCCGTTTACAATGATCAGCACCTCCTGTGCATCAAGCACTGTTCCTACTCCTACTGTTAATGCTGTTTTGGGTACCTTATTCAGGTCATTGTCAAAGAAGCGGGAATTAGCGATGATGGTGTCCGTTGTCAGGGATTTAATTCTTGTACGTGAAGATAGGGAGGATCCCGGTTCATTAAATGCAATATGGCCATCGGGACCTATTCCACCCATGAACAGATGTATCTGTCCGTATGATTTGATTTTTCCTTCATAACGCCGGCATTCCGCATCAAGGTCAGGTGCGTTTCCGTTCAGTATATTCACATTTTCTGCCGGTATGTCAATGTGGCTGAATAAGTGGTGCCACATAAAGGAATGATAACTTTGAGGATGATCTTTCGGGATGCCGACATATTCATCCATATTAAAGGTAACAACGTTTTTGAAAGATACTTTTCCTTCTTTGTTCATCCGTACCAACTCCTGATATATTCCTATGGGGGAAGAGCCGGTAGGCAGTCCCAGTACAAAAGGACGATCAGGACCGGGAGCAAAAGCATTGATTCTGGAAACGATGTGGCTGGCAGCCCATTGTGATATTCTTTTGTAATCAGGTTGAATAATAAGTCGCATGGTATTGTTTTTTATATCTTTATTAAAAACACAAATGTAATATCTTTGTTCTTTTTGTCCAAAAGTTAAAACATAAGGAGTTTTTCAGCTAATGCCTCCCATTGCCCATATCGTATCCGGTATTAAAGATGAATTGACAGGATATTATCCTTCAAATGAAATAGATAGCTTTATCCGTATTCTTCTTGAACATTTTCTGCAAATATCAACCATCACAGCATACCTTGAGCCGGATAAAGAGATAAATATACAAGACGAAGCCAGGATAAAAACAGCTGTTGCCGGCCTTAAGAAATATTGTCCTGTCCAATACATCACCAGTGAAGCTTTTTTTTATGGACTGGTATTTAAAGTTACGCCGGATGTGTTGATACCCAGGCCGGAAACAGAGGAATTGGTACACTGGGTGATTCATGATATTATTTCTAATAAAACGGAGAACCCCAAAATACTTGATATCGGTTGTGGAAGTGGTTGCATCGCCATATCTCTTGCCGCCAATATCCCTGATGCAGAGGTATGGGCGGTAGATATTTCAAAACCGGCACTGGAGATTACTGAAGAAAATGTAAAAATAAACCGGGTATGTGTACATACTGTGCAGGCAGATATCCTTTCAGAAAATATTGATGTGCTTTTTCCGGAAACAGGTTTCGATGTGATTGTGAGCAATCCACCATATGTCACTTTGCCTGAAAAACAAGATATGTCAGCTAATGTGTTGAATTACGAACCTCACCGGGCGTTGTTTCCTTTAGGTGATGATCCCCTGGTTTTTTATGATCGAATTGCAGCTTTCGGCGCACACCGGATAAAAGAAAACGGAACCATTTATTTTGAGATCAATGAGCACTTTCCTGAAGAAACCGGAAATATATTAACGAAACATCATTATTCGGATGTCAATGCCCGGAAAGATATCCGGAACCGTTGGAGGATGATACGCGGAAGCAGGATGGATATCCACCCTGCTTCCTGAAATACGTTCCTAAATTTATCTTCTTATTTTTTTCTTGCTGTTTTGGCTTGCGCCTGTTGCTGTTTTTGCATCTGTTCCAGTCTCTGCTGGAATTTTGATTTTTTCACAGGCTTGGCGCTATTGGCATGTATCTTTTTCAGGATTTTATCCTCGTTGATGGCACGTTTGAATATTTCATTTTGAATAATGGTGATCACGTTGGCCAGAAAGTAATAATAGGTTAGACCTGCGGAAAAATTATTCAGGATAAACATGAACATGACAGGCATGATGTACATCATCGTTTTCATACCGGGCATGGCCGAGGTATCCGTTTGTCCGCTGCTCATGCGCATACTGATCACAGTAGCAACAGTCATCAGGATAGTGAACAGACTGATGTGATCGCCATAAAATGGAATAGTAAATGGCAGGTCGAGTATGGAGTCATACGTGGAAAGGTCGGTGGCCCAAAGAAATGACTCTTGCCTTAATTCGATAGATGCAGGGAAGAATCGGAACATGGCAATCAGGATGGGCATCTGCAATAACATAGGTAAGCATCCACCCATAGGACTTACGCCTGCTTTTTTATACAAAGCCATAACAGCCTGCTGGCGTTCCATGGCTTTGTCTTTCGGGATCCGTTCGTTGATCTCATCGATCTGTGGCTTCAACACCCGCATCTTGGCCGATGACATATAGGATTTGAAAGTCATGGGAAGGATACCGATTTTAATGATGATGGTCATCAGAAGGATGATCAGTC
Coding sequences within:
- a CDS encoding glucosamine-6-phosphate deaminase gives rise to the protein MRLIIQPDYKRISQWAASHIVSRINAFAPGPDRPFVLGLPTGSSPIGIYQELVRMNKEGKVSFKNVVTFNMDEYVGIPKDHPQSYHSFMWHHLFSHIDIPAENVNILNGNAPDLDAECRRYEGKIKSYGQIHLFMGGIGPDGHIAFNEPGSSLSSRTRIKSLTTDTIIANSRFFDNDLNKVPKTALTVGVGTVLDAQEVLIIVNGHNKARALYHAVEGSINHMWTISALQMHAKGIIVCDEDATAELKVGTYKYFKDIEKNNL
- the prmC gene encoding peptide chain release factor N(5)-glutamine methyltransferase is translated as MPPIAHIVSGIKDELTGYYPSNEIDSFIRILLEHFLQISTITAYLEPDKEINIQDEARIKTAVAGLKKYCPVQYITSEAFFYGLVFKVTPDVLIPRPETEELVHWVIHDIISNKTENPKILDIGCGSGCIAISLAANIPDAEVWAVDISKPALEITEENVKINRVCVHTVQADILSENIDVLFPETGFDVIVSNPPYVTLPEKQDMSANVLNYEPHRALFPLGDDPLVFYDRIAAFGAHRIKENGTIYFEINEHFPEETGNILTKHHYSDVNARKDIRNRWRMIRGSRMDIHPAS